One genomic region from Arthrobacter pigmenti encodes:
- a CDS encoding DUF349 domain-containing protein — MAGSPEPDSADSQADPAEAAVTEPEAATQPAAPEAEPAPEAEPAPVGADSEAVTEPVESAAPEPAQPAPAATPAPGPRPGKPGSARPTPAAMAPRPSGPATPAAVVAPPVHSTPLAEAAKFARVEEDGHVFLIVDGEEFAVGQYPDATREEALGYFVRKYDDVAGQVTLLEQRVHAKAPSTDMQKTAAHLREQVAERKMVGDVRALEARLDTLATLITELEAAEKAEQDAARARELESREAIVAEAEEISGRDPSTVQWKASSTRMNELFEQWKSAQKSGMRLGRGTEDALWKRFRSARTVFDRHRRAYFSQLDSDNAEAKRAKEALIRRAEELSTSTDWGHTAAEYRRLMDEWKASKRASRKDDDALWARFRAAQDKFFSARKNANEAIDEEYGANLVVKEQLLVEARQLLPVKNATAARKALQSIRDRWEEAGKVPRGDMGRVEAKLREVEEAVKAAEDEHWQRTNPETKARTNSALSQLENTIASLEEDLAAAEKEGDARRIAAAREALDARKQWLDMLQKSAQDFA, encoded by the coding sequence GTGGCCGGGTCGCCCGAGCCCGATAGTGCGGACTCCCAGGCGGATCCGGCTGAGGCCGCGGTGACTGAACCCGAAGCAGCAACTCAACCGGCCGCACCGGAAGCTGAGCCCGCGCCGGAAGCTGAGCCCGCACCTGTTGGGGCGGACTCCGAAGCAGTAACGGAGCCTGTTGAATCGGCTGCACCGGAACCCGCCCAGCCCGCGCCTGCAGCGACGCCCGCACCAGGCCCCCGCCCGGGGAAGCCCGGCTCCGCCCGCCCCACCCCGGCCGCCATGGCACCGCGCCCCAGCGGACCCGCAACGCCGGCCGCCGTGGTCGCCCCTCCGGTCCACAGCACCCCGTTGGCTGAGGCTGCGAAGTTTGCGCGGGTTGAGGAAGACGGCCACGTCTTCCTCATTGTCGATGGCGAGGAATTCGCGGTAGGCCAGTATCCCGACGCCACGCGCGAGGAGGCGCTCGGCTACTTCGTGCGTAAGTACGACGACGTCGCCGGGCAGGTCACACTGCTGGAGCAGCGGGTACACGCGAAGGCTCCATCCACGGACATGCAGAAGACCGCTGCACACCTCCGCGAGCAGGTCGCTGAACGAAAGATGGTGGGTGACGTCCGGGCACTCGAGGCCCGGTTGGACACCCTCGCCACGCTCATCACCGAACTGGAAGCCGCTGAAAAGGCCGAACAGGACGCGGCGCGTGCCCGCGAACTTGAATCGCGCGAGGCAATCGTCGCGGAGGCTGAGGAAATCTCCGGACGCGATCCGTCCACCGTGCAGTGGAAAGCCAGCAGCACGCGCATGAACGAGTTGTTTGAGCAGTGGAAGTCGGCGCAGAAATCCGGCATGCGGCTCGGACGAGGCACCGAGGACGCGCTGTGGAAGCGTTTCCGATCCGCACGAACCGTGTTTGACCGGCACCGTCGCGCCTACTTCTCCCAGCTCGACAGCGACAATGCGGAGGCGAAGCGCGCCAAGGAAGCTCTGATCCGGCGGGCCGAGGAGCTGTCCACGTCAACGGACTGGGGACACACCGCCGCGGAGTACCGCCGCCTGATGGATGAGTGGAAGGCCTCCAAGCGGGCAAGCCGGAAGGACGACGACGCCCTCTGGGCGCGGTTCCGGGCTGCACAGGACAAATTCTTCTCCGCGCGGAAGAACGCGAACGAAGCCATCGACGAGGAGTACGGTGCCAACCTGGTGGTCAAGGAGCAGCTCCTGGTGGAAGCACGCCAACTGCTCCCCGTGAAGAACGCCACCGCGGCGCGCAAGGCCCTGCAGTCCATCCGCGACCGCTGGGAGGAAGCGGGGAAAGTGCCGCGCGGGGATATGGGCCGGGTAGAAGCGAAACTGCGTGAAGTCGAGGAAGCCGTCAAAGCCGCCGAAGACGAACACTGGCAGCGCACCAACCCCGAGACGAAGGCACGCACCAACAGCGCACTCTCCCAGTTGGAGAACACTATCGCTTCCCTGGAAGAGGATCTGGCTGCAGCAGAGAAGGAAGGCGACGCACGGCGTATCGCCGCTGCACGCGAAGCACTCGATGCCCGCAAACAGTGGCTGGACATGCTCCAGAAATCGGCCCAGGATTTCGCCTAG
- a CDS encoding peptidylprolyl isomerase, whose product MAADSRGRDMRRHIAQIEAKRELKRAQIVRRRRDSLFAGVAAAVVLALAISLQLFWFSSNPTAAQMDVLEDAPGVRQTDPVEPSANAADIPDPATVEGEVFTGTLATSAVDIGVELDANLAPQAVAVFKSLAEENFFAGKSCHRLTTAETMGVLQCGSPNGDGASDPNYQWGPVENTPEDGTYPAGSIAVARGQSTDSHGTQFFIVHKDSQIPQDTGGYTIMGRVTSGLEVVQEIAEAGVEGGGEDGPPATPVTIDSLTLR is encoded by the coding sequence GTGGCCGCCGACAGCCGAGGGCGCGACATGCGCCGCCACATCGCGCAGATCGAAGCGAAGCGCGAACTGAAACGGGCACAGATAGTACGCCGACGAAGGGACAGCCTGTTCGCCGGTGTCGCGGCCGCAGTGGTGCTGGCTCTGGCAATTTCGCTGCAGCTTTTCTGGTTCAGCTCCAACCCGACTGCTGCACAGATGGACGTGCTCGAGGATGCACCCGGCGTTCGTCAGACCGACCCCGTGGAGCCAAGCGCCAACGCCGCTGACATTCCCGATCCTGCCACGGTCGAGGGCGAGGTCTTCACCGGGACCCTCGCCACCAGCGCCGTCGACATCGGCGTGGAACTGGACGCGAACCTCGCACCGCAGGCCGTAGCCGTCTTCAAGTCCCTGGCGGAGGAGAACTTCTTCGCCGGCAAGAGTTGCCATCGACTGACAACAGCGGAGACCATGGGCGTGCTGCAGTGCGGCTCCCCGAACGGTGACGGCGCGTCCGATCCCAACTACCAGTGGGGCCCGGTGGAGAACACTCCGGAAGACGGCACGTACCCGGCCGGCAGCATTGCCGTCGCCCGAGGCCAAAGCACAGACAGTCACGGGACACAGTTCTTCATTGTGCATAAGGACTCCCAGATCCCGCAGGACACCGGGGGCTACACCATCATGGGCAGGGTGACCTCGGGCCTCGAGGTGGTTCAGGAGATCGCGGAGGCCGGAGTTGAGGGCGGCGGCGAGGACGGTCCACCAGCAACCCCTGTGACGATAGACTCATTAACCCTGCGGTAA
- the hisS gene encoding histidine--tRNA ligase, whose amino-acid sequence MARKSSLSGFPEWLPQERLVELHVLDTLRRTFELHGFSSVETRAVETVGQLLRKGEIDKEVYAVSRLQEEESARSNGEDALALHFDLTVPFARYVVENAGHLAFPFRRYQIQKAWRGERPQEGRAREFTQADIDVVGDGSLPFRYDVELALVVIEALGGLPIPDFQLRINNRKLAEGFYRGIGLTDTAGVLRSIDKLEKIGPEKVAQLLREETGATDAQAEAALKLASIRTEDTSFVGLVRGLGVADPLLDEGLAELEQVIAEASKRAPGRVLADLSIARGLDYYTGTVYETVLVGHESLGSICSGGRYDALASKGNRTFPGVGLSIGVTRIVTRILSQGFAAASRQVPTAVLVTLANDDSWSSAQDVAAGLRSRGVPVEVAASAEKFGKQIKFADRRGIPFVWFTSEDGSHEVKDIRSGEQVAADPATWTPPAEDLWPAVSPQ is encoded by the coding sequence ATGGCACGAAAGTCGTCGTTGTCCGGATTTCCTGAGTGGCTCCCGCAGGAGCGCCTTGTGGAACTTCATGTCCTGGACACCCTGCGGCGGACTTTCGAACTGCACGGGTTCTCGAGCGTGGAGACGCGCGCGGTCGAGACGGTGGGCCAACTGCTCCGCAAGGGTGAGATCGACAAAGAGGTCTACGCGGTCTCGCGGCTCCAGGAAGAGGAATCCGCCCGCTCGAACGGTGAAGACGCGCTGGCACTGCACTTCGATCTGACCGTGCCCTTCGCGCGCTACGTGGTGGAAAACGCCGGCCACCTCGCATTTCCGTTCCGCCGCTACCAGATCCAGAAGGCCTGGCGCGGCGAACGTCCGCAGGAGGGGCGGGCCCGCGAGTTCACCCAGGCCGACATTGACGTTGTGGGCGATGGTTCGCTGCCTTTCCGCTACGACGTCGAACTGGCACTGGTGGTCATCGAGGCTCTCGGCGGGCTGCCCATCCCGGACTTCCAACTGCGCATCAACAACCGCAAGCTTGCCGAAGGCTTCTATCGGGGAATCGGCTTGACCGACACGGCCGGCGTTCTGCGAAGCATCGACAAACTGGAAAAGATCGGACCGGAGAAGGTCGCCCAGCTGCTCAGGGAGGAAACCGGGGCTACTGATGCGCAGGCAGAGGCGGCGCTGAAGCTCGCCTCGATCCGCACTGAGGACACCTCCTTCGTCGGGCTGGTCCGTGGGCTGGGCGTCGCTGACCCGCTTCTGGACGAGGGTCTGGCGGAGCTCGAACAGGTCATCGCCGAGGCATCGAAGCGGGCGCCGGGCAGGGTGCTCGCGGACCTCAGTATCGCCCGGGGGCTCGATTACTACACGGGGACGGTCTATGAGACGGTCCTGGTGGGGCATGAGTCGCTTGGCTCGATCTGTTCGGGCGGCCGCTACGATGCCCTGGCCAGCAAGGGCAACCGGACCTTCCCGGGTGTCGGCCTTTCCATCGGCGTCACCCGCATTGTGACGCGGATCCTGAGCCAGGGCTTCGCCGCAGCTTCCCGGCAGGTCCCGACGGCGGTGCTGGTGACCCTCGCGAACGACGATTCGTGGTCTTCGGCGCAGGACGTCGCCGCCGGGCTGCGCAGCCGGGGTGTTCCCGTCGAGGTTGCCGCTTCTGCGGAGAAGTTCGGCAAGCAGATCAAATTCGCTGACCGCCGCGGCATCCCGTTTGTGTGGTTCACCTCCGAGGACGGCTCTCACGAGGTCAAGGACATCCGGTCGGGGGAGCAGGTGGCTGCGGACCCTGCAACCTGGACTCCGCCGGCAGAGGATCTCTGGCCCGCTGTGTCGCCGCAGTAG
- a CDS encoding APC family permease: MSQALNRQLGGFDATTVGVGSMIGAGVFVVFAPAAVAAGPLLPLAVVLAGIVAYANAAASAQLAAVHPFSGGAYLYGRRQLGAWPGFLAGWSFVTGKSASCAAMALTFGLYAAPGWEKPTAVAAVAALTAVNLLGVTRTALMTRIIVSLVVPVLAFVIVAAFARPDAGTAAAAVPLEASPWGVLQAAALIFFAFAGYARIATMGEEVRDPSRNIPRAIFGAFGFTLALYLLLAFALLHALGAGALAESTAPLTEVFPAGESIPAIAVTIAAALASLGALLALISGIARTSLAMAREGDLPRMFRAVSSRHATPFVAEVTTAVVVVVLLLVTDILTVVGFSSFGVLIYYAVANLSAITLSSRPWYAPRALNVIGLLGCLVLAFTLPPVSVLTMAAVLALGLGGRAIAVLVRRRHAS; this comes from the coding sequence ATGTCGCAGGCACTTAACAGGCAACTCGGCGGCTTCGATGCGACGACGGTGGGCGTTGGATCGATGATCGGCGCCGGCGTCTTCGTGGTGTTCGCACCAGCCGCTGTCGCCGCCGGGCCACTGCTTCCATTGGCCGTTGTCCTCGCCGGCATCGTGGCCTACGCCAACGCCGCCGCGTCCGCCCAGCTCGCCGCAGTCCACCCCTTCAGCGGCGGGGCTTATCTCTACGGTCGGCGCCAGCTCGGCGCCTGGCCGGGATTTCTGGCCGGGTGGAGCTTCGTGACCGGCAAGTCAGCCTCCTGCGCCGCGATGGCGCTGACGTTCGGGCTGTACGCCGCCCCCGGCTGGGAGAAGCCCACCGCAGTCGCAGCCGTAGCCGCCCTGACCGCCGTCAACCTGCTGGGCGTCACCCGCACCGCGCTGATGACCCGCATCATTGTGTCGCTGGTTGTCCCGGTGCTGGCTTTTGTCATCGTCGCTGCTTTTGCACGGCCCGACGCCGGCACCGCCGCAGCCGCCGTCCCTCTCGAAGCATCCCCGTGGGGAGTGCTGCAGGCCGCGGCACTCATCTTCTTCGCGTTCGCCGGTTACGCCCGGATCGCCACCATGGGCGAGGAGGTCCGCGATCCCTCCCGCAATATTCCCAGGGCGATCTTCGGCGCGTTCGGGTTCACGCTCGCGCTCTACCTCCTGCTCGCTTTCGCGCTGCTTCACGCGTTGGGCGCCGGGGCGTTAGCCGAGTCAACGGCACCGCTTACGGAGGTCTTTCCTGCGGGAGAGTCGATTCCAGCAATCGCCGTCACCATAGCGGCGGCCCTGGCCAGCCTGGGGGCCCTGCTCGCGCTGATCAGCGGAATCGCGCGCACGAGCCTGGCAATGGCGCGCGAGGGAGACCTGCCGCGCATGTTCCGCGCGGTGTCTTCCCGCCACGCGACGCCATTCGTCGCCGAGGTGACGACCGCCGTCGTCGTCGTTGTCCTTCTGCTGGTGACGGACATACTGACCGTCGTCGGGTTTTCCAGCTTCGGCGTACTGATCTACTACGCGGTGGCCAACCTGTCTGCGATCACGCTCAGCTCGCGGCCCTGGTATGCGCCGCGGGCGCTGAACGTCATCGGACTGCTCGGATGCCTTGTGCTCGCCTTCACCCTGCCGCCGGTTTCAGTCCTGACGATGGCAGCGGTTCTTGCCCTTGGACTTGGCGGGCGGGCGATCGCCGTCCTCGTGCGTCGCCGGCACGCCTCATAA
- the aspS gene encoding aspartate--tRNA ligase: MLRTHDLGSLRTGHIGQTVTLAGWVARRRDHGGVAFLDLRDASGVAQVVVREEDVFSSLRNEYVLQIIGTVEKRPEGNENPALGTGEIEVIAEKVEILNTSDPLPFQIDEHVEVGEEARLKHRYLDLRRPAPNANLRLRSEANRVARELLHADGYVEIETPTLTRSTPEGARDFVVPARLAPGSWYALPQSPQLFKQLLQVGGFEKYYQIARCYRDEDFRADRQPEFTQLDIEASFVEQDDIIALGEQVVKALWRLIDVEIPMPIQRMTYADAMARYGSDKPDLRFGLELTELTEYFKDTEFGVFKAGYVGAVVMPGGAAQPRRQLDAWQEWAKQRGAKGLAYVLIDDDGSLRGPVAKNLTDIEREGLAAAVGAKPGDCIFFAAGEKPSSRALLGAARVEIGHRTGLIDPTAWAFAWVVDAPMFEPASEAVAAGDVAVGSGAWTAVHHAFTSPKPEYVDSFDTDPGSALAYAYDIVCNGNEIGGGSIRIHQRDVQERVFAVMGLSAEDAQEKFGFLLEGFKYGAPPHGGIAFGWDRVVALLAGTDSIRDVIAFPKSGGGYDPLTAAPAPITAQQRKEAGVDAKPVAKPDAKADSKTEPKPAK; encoded by the coding sequence GTGCTGCGCACACATGACCTTGGTTCGCTACGGACCGGGCACATTGGACAAACCGTAACCCTCGCCGGATGGGTGGCCCGCCGTCGTGATCACGGTGGCGTGGCATTCCTGGATCTGCGCGATGCCTCAGGTGTTGCCCAGGTGGTGGTGCGGGAGGAGGACGTGTTCTCTTCCCTGCGCAACGAATACGTCCTGCAGATTATCGGCACCGTCGAGAAGCGTCCGGAGGGAAACGAGAATCCCGCCCTCGGAACGGGCGAAATTGAAGTCATTGCGGAGAAGGTGGAGATCCTCAACACCTCGGATCCGCTGCCCTTCCAGATTGATGAGCACGTGGAGGTCGGCGAGGAAGCCCGCCTGAAGCACCGCTATCTCGACCTTCGGCGTCCGGCGCCGAACGCCAACCTCCGGCTGCGTTCCGAGGCCAACCGGGTTGCCCGCGAGCTGTTGCACGCCGACGGTTATGTGGAGATTGAAACCCCCACCCTGACGCGTTCCACTCCGGAAGGCGCTCGCGACTTCGTGGTGCCGGCGCGTCTTGCACCCGGTTCCTGGTACGCCCTCCCGCAGTCGCCGCAGTTGTTCAAGCAGCTCCTCCAGGTGGGCGGGTTCGAGAAGTACTATCAGATCGCGCGCTGTTACCGCGATGAAGACTTCCGCGCCGACCGGCAGCCCGAGTTCACCCAGCTGGATATCGAGGCGAGCTTCGTTGAGCAGGACGACATCATCGCCCTCGGCGAGCAGGTGGTCAAAGCCCTCTGGCGCCTGATCGACGTCGAGATCCCGATGCCCATTCAGCGCATGACGTACGCCGACGCGATGGCACGCTACGGCTCCGACAAGCCGGACCTCCGCTTCGGCCTTGAACTGACAGAACTCACCGAGTACTTCAAGGACACGGAGTTCGGCGTGTTCAAGGCCGGGTACGTGGGCGCCGTGGTCATGCCCGGCGGTGCCGCCCAGCCGCGCCGCCAGCTCGACGCGTGGCAGGAGTGGGCCAAGCAGCGTGGCGCGAAGGGGCTCGCGTACGTCCTGATCGACGACGACGGCAGCCTCCGCGGTCCCGTTGCAAAGAACCTCACGGACATCGAGCGGGAGGGCCTGGCCGCCGCTGTGGGAGCGAAACCGGGTGACTGCATCTTCTTCGCCGCAGGTGAGAAGCCATCGTCGCGCGCGCTGCTGGGCGCGGCCCGGGTCGAGATTGGGCACAGGACCGGGTTGATCGACCCCACCGCCTGGGCGTTCGCTTGGGTGGTGGATGCGCCGATGTTCGAGCCTGCGTCGGAGGCTGTAGCGGCCGGTGACGTTGCCGTCGGATCCGGAGCATGGACAGCGGTGCACCACGCCTTCACCTCGCCGAAGCCGGAGTATGTGGACAGCTTTGACACCGACCCGGGCAGCGCCCTGGCCTATGCATACGACATCGTGTGCAACGGCAACGAGATCGGCGGCGGGTCCATCCGTATTCACCAGCGTGATGTCCAGGAACGCGTTTTCGCGGTCATGGGCTTGAGCGCGGAGGACGCCCAGGAGAAGTTCGGCTTCCTGCTTGAGGGCTTCAAGTACGGCGCGCCTCCGCATGGCGGTATCGCCTTCGGTTGGGACCGCGTGGTTGCTCTCCTGGCAGGCACCGACTCCATCCGCGACGTCATTGCGTTCCCGAAGTCCGGCGGCGGCTATGACCCGCTGACGGCGGCTCCCGCGCCAATCACCGCGCAGCAGCGCAAGGAGGCAGGCGTCGACGCAAAACCAGTCGCGAAACCGGACGCAAAGGCGGACTCAAAGACAGAGCCCAAGCCCGCGAAGTGA